From a region of the Streptomyces sp. NBC_00193 genome:
- a CDS encoding TetR/AcrR family transcriptional regulator: MSTVRGARERARIEVTAAIKDEARRALAAEGAAKLSLRAVARELGMVSSALYRYFPSRDELLTALIVDAYNSVGAAAEAADSRSLAAGGTPRARWAEVCAAVRGWALEHPHEYALIYGSPVPGYTAPLDTIGPASRVGNALIGIVRAAYEGRGIALPPLPAELRPEAARMAADFAEGLPPEVAAALVAAWAQLVGLISFELFGQFNRVVEDRDTFFAHAAGQLAHGVGLPAV, encoded by the coding sequence ATGAGCACCGTGCGAGGGGCGAGGGAACGAGCCCGCATCGAAGTCACCGCCGCCATCAAGGACGAAGCGCGCCGCGCACTCGCGGCGGAGGGCGCAGCCAAGCTGTCGCTGCGCGCCGTCGCCCGCGAGCTGGGCATGGTCTCCTCCGCCCTTTACCGCTACTTCCCCAGCCGCGACGAGCTCCTCACCGCCCTCATCGTCGACGCCTACAACAGCGTCGGCGCCGCCGCCGAGGCCGCCGACTCCCGCTCGCTCGCCGCGGGCGGCACCCCCCGCGCCCGCTGGGCCGAGGTCTGCGCGGCCGTCCGCGGCTGGGCGCTGGAGCACCCGCACGAGTACGCCCTCATCTACGGCTCGCCCGTCCCCGGCTACACCGCCCCGCTCGACACCATCGGCCCCGCCTCCCGCGTGGGCAACGCCCTCATCGGCATCGTGCGCGCCGCCTACGAGGGCCGTGGCATCGCCCTCCCGCCGCTCCCCGCCGAGCTGCGCCCCGAGGCCGCCCGCATGGCCGCGGACTTCGCCGAAGGACTGCCCCCCGAGGTCGCGGCGGCCCTGGTCGCCGCCTGGGCGCAGCTCGTCGGGCTGATCTCCTTCGAGCTGTTCGGCCAGTTCAACCGGGTCGTCGAGGACCGCGACACCTTCTTCGCGCACGCCGCCGGACAGCTGGCGCACGGGGTCGGACTGCCCGCCGTATAG
- a CDS encoding spherulation-specific family 4 protein — MTRAAKAVYAILATLLLAAPAPAVTASASSEPSRAQAGDRTPALAPAPTPAVRPTPRAAGVRGLEIAVPAYVWADDPMLVDLTATSPAASVVVLNPGNGDSPFDAPWRARADVLRTGTTATGEKTKVLGYVHTDHGNRDIAAVKASVDNYLKTPDGRLHVDGIFFDVVSRDCGPANATRDHYAELRRYVQDTMEAVAPGTSDLVVNNPGTAIADCYLEPGRRTADVFVTFEDTYAAHTGAGWLGGNVFNALTGYRSGAELDPSGTAFWHLVHDVPDASAMRATLRTAFERGAGYAYATSAQMPNPWDAQPGWKYRAQTSYASTLG, encoded by the coding sequence ATGACCCGCGCCGCGAAGGCCGTTTACGCCATCCTGGCCACCCTCTTACTGGCCGCGCCGGCGCCGGCCGTCACCGCGTCGGCGAGTTCGGAGCCGAGCCGCGCCCAGGCCGGGGACCGCACCCCGGCTCTCGCCCCGGCCCCGACCCCCGCGGTGAGACCGACGCCCCGGGCGGCCGGCGTACGGGGCCTGGAGATAGCCGTCCCGGCCTACGTATGGGCCGACGACCCGATGCTCGTCGATCTCACCGCCACCAGCCCGGCCGCCTCGGTCGTGGTCCTCAACCCGGGCAACGGCGACTCCCCGTTCGACGCCCCCTGGCGGGCCCGCGCCGACGTCCTGCGCACCGGCACCACCGCCACCGGCGAGAAGACCAAGGTGCTCGGCTACGTCCACACCGACCACGGCAACCGCGACATCGCCGCCGTGAAGGCCTCCGTGGACAACTACCTCAAGACTCCCGACGGCCGCCTCCACGTGGACGGCATCTTCTTCGACGTGGTCAGCCGCGACTGCGGCCCGGCCAACGCCACCCGCGACCACTACGCGGAGCTCCGCCGCTACGTGCAGGACACCATGGAAGCCGTGGCCCCCGGCACGTCCGACCTGGTCGTCAACAACCCCGGTACGGCCATTGCCGACTGCTACCTGGAGCCCGGCCGCCGCACCGCCGACGTCTTCGTCACCTTCGAGGACACGTACGCGGCCCACACGGGCGCCGGCTGGCTCGGCGGCAACGTCTTCAACGCACTCACCGGCTACCGCTCCGGCGCCGAACTCGACCCGAGCGGCACCGCGTTCTGGCACCTCGTGCACGACGTCCCGGACGCCTCCGCGATGCGCGCGACGCTCCGCACGGCCTTCGAACGCGGCGCGGGCTACGCCTACGCGACCAGCGCGCAGATGCCGAACCCCTGGGACGCGCAGCCCGGTTGGAAGTACCGCGCCCAGACCTCGTACGCCTCAACCCTGGGCTGA
- a CDS encoding glyoxalase/bleomycin resistance/dioxygenase family protein, whose protein sequence is MDSPAVRPAPPTQSVVVPDREGRASTARVSLLVLYTPRLEDCRRFYADLGLAFTAERHGRGPDHYAAVLPDGMVRELYPAGDDRLTGVLRLGLAVDASAARPPLAPGRHRLVDPDGRTVEITAVGRTECGSAQG, encoded by the coding sequence ATGGATTCCCCGGCCGTACGGCCCGCCCCGCCGACGCAGAGCGTCGTCGTCCCCGACCGTGAGGGACGGGCGTCCACGGCCCGGGTCTCGCTCCTGGTGCTGTACACGCCGCGGTTGGAGGACTGCCGCCGGTTCTACGCGGACCTGGGCCTGGCGTTCACCGCGGAACGCCACGGCCGCGGGCCGGACCACTACGCGGCCGTCCTCCCGGACGGCATGGTCCGCGAGCTCTATCCCGCCGGCGACGACCGGCTCACGGGCGTCCTGCGGCTGGGGCTGGCCGTGGACGCGTCCGCGGCGCGTCCGCCGCTCGCCCCGGGGCGCCACCGGCTCGTGGACCCCGACGGCCGGACCGTCGAGATCACCGCCGTCGGGCGGACGGAGTGCGGCTCAGCCCAGGGTTGA
- a CDS encoding DUF6332 family protein — translation MERRSQADRDAITIEIAYAFVSGVFAAGLVFAALYAPALAFDLSPTTGRILATVGGALAATVFLLRIAHVLWRFARRPENDGR, via the coding sequence ATGGAGCGACGTAGTCAGGCCGACCGGGACGCGATCACCATCGAGATCGCGTACGCCTTCGTCAGTGGCGTCTTCGCGGCAGGACTGGTCTTCGCGGCGCTGTACGCCCCCGCCCTGGCCTTCGATCTCTCCCCCACGACCGGCCGGATCCTGGCGACGGTGGGCGGCGCCCTGGCCGCGACGGTGTTCCTCCTCCGGATCGCCCACGTCCTGTGGCGCTTCGCCCGCCGCCCCGAGAACGACGGCCGATAG
- a CDS encoding maleylpyruvate isomerase family mycothiol-dependent enzyme, translating to MEIISYVKTVAREGEQLADIAERAGTDALVPTCPQWRVADLLRHTGSVHRWATGYVAQGLTERAPFPEAPELVGAELLAWFREGHATLVRTLSGTSADAHCWTFLPTAPPSPLAFWARRQAHETTVHRMDAEAALGVPFGAVDPGFAEDGVDELLTGFHARPQSRVRTAEPRVLRVRASDTGAVWTVHLSPEPARTVRGDAHGTDGAEADCTLTGEASWLYSALWNRLPLTGPGVTGDAELARLWADTAGI from the coding sequence ATGGAGATCATCAGCTATGTGAAGACCGTGGCCCGCGAGGGTGAGCAGCTCGCCGACATCGCCGAACGGGCCGGTACGGACGCCCTGGTGCCCACCTGTCCGCAGTGGCGGGTCGCGGATCTGCTGCGCCACACGGGCTCCGTGCACCGCTGGGCCACCGGGTACGTGGCGCAGGGACTGACCGAGCGGGCGCCGTTCCCGGAGGCGCCGGAGCTGGTGGGCGCGGAACTGCTGGCCTGGTTCCGCGAGGGGCACGCGACGCTGGTGCGGACCCTTTCCGGGACCTCGGCCGACGCGCACTGCTGGACCTTCCTGCCGACCGCGCCGCCTTCGCCGCTGGCCTTCTGGGCGCGGCGCCAGGCGCACGAGACCACCGTGCACCGGATGGACGCGGAGGCCGCGCTGGGCGTGCCCTTCGGGGCGGTGGACCCCGGCTTCGCGGAGGACGGGGTGGACGAGCTGCTGACCGGGTTCCACGCGCGGCCGCAGAGCCGGGTCCGGACGGCGGAGCCGCGGGTGCTCCGGGTACGGGCCTCCGACACCGGCGCGGTGTGGACCGTACACCTGTCGCCGGAGCCCGCGCGCACGGTGCGCGGAGACGCCCACGGCACGGACGGCGCGGAGGCGGACTGCACCCTGACGGGCGAGGCCTCCTGGCTCTACTCGGCCCTGTGGAACCGCCTGCCGCTCACCGGACCGGGCGTGACGGGCGACGCGGAACTGGCCCGGCTCTGGGCGGACACGGCCGGAATCTGA
- a CDS encoding alpha-ketoglutarate-dependent dioxygenase AlkB: MEVTEEVAEQVAEGVEHPDTQHPAGELFPRERAEIVPGAVHVPDWLGPGRQRELVEACREWARPPAGLRTVRTPGGGTMSARQVCLGLHWYPYGYAPTAVDGDGTPVKAMPDWLARLGRSAVAAAYGQAPGPGVAYDIALVNFYEGDSRMGMHRDGEERSEAPVVSLSLGDSCLFRFGNTASRGRPYRDVELRSGDLFVFGGPVRRAFHGVPKVLPGTAPPGLGLTGRLNITLRVGGLG, encoded by the coding sequence ATGGAGGTCACGGAGGAGGTGGCGGAGCAGGTGGCGGAGGGCGTGGAGCACCCGGACACGCAGCACCCGGCCGGCGAGCTCTTCCCGCGCGAGCGGGCCGAGATCGTGCCCGGGGCCGTGCACGTGCCCGACTGGCTGGGGCCCGGGCGGCAGCGGGAGTTGGTGGAGGCCTGCCGGGAATGGGCCCGGCCGCCCGCCGGGCTGCGTACGGTGCGCACGCCGGGCGGGGGGACGATGAGCGCCCGGCAGGTGTGCCTGGGGCTGCACTGGTACCCGTACGGATATGCGCCCACCGCCGTCGACGGGGACGGTACGCCGGTCAAGGCGATGCCCGACTGGCTCGCACGACTGGGCCGCAGCGCCGTGGCCGCCGCGTACGGGCAGGCTCCGGGTCCGGGGGTCGCGTACGACATCGCCTTGGTCAACTTCTACGAGGGCGACTCCCGCATGGGCATGCACCGGGACGGCGAGGAGCGCTCGGAGGCCCCGGTGGTCTCGCTGAGCCTGGGTGATTCCTGCCTCTTCCGCTTCGGCAACACCGCCTCGCGCGGGCGTCCGTATCGGGACGTTGAGCTGCGCAGCGGGGATCTGTTCGTCTTCGGCGGACCCGTCCGACGGGCCTTTCACGGGGTGCCGAAAGTCCTGCCCGGCACCGCTCCGCCGGGCCTCGGGCTGACCGGGCGGCTGAACATCACACTCAGGGTCGGCGGGCTCGGCTAG
- a CDS encoding ROK family transcriptional regulator, with protein MNGNGAPRRVGDVTTVSAGTDGTGGAEGTGGVEGAGTAEGSDRASTSTSASASASTSASASASASASAAAGSARTKLERGRGALGPALELVHTGRAPTRAVLTAELGVTRATAGAVAAELEALGLIRVDSRPGGAGGTQGRPSHRLSVDENGPVALAAQVHSDGFRAALVGLGGRIVATAPGRVPVSADPAQVLGAVVEAGAALLAQTGRRCIGAGLAVPSAVAEPEGTALNPLHLAWPAGSPVRAIFADCVKEAGIDGPALTGNDVNLAALAEHRHGAGRSAQHLLCVATGHRGVGGALVLDGRLHSGSSGLALEVGHLTVNPEGRACHCGSRGCLDVEADPLAFLTAAGRTPGPEVSLLQQARDLLREESADPGVRAATEELIDRLGLGLAGLVNILNPDRIILGGLHRELLYADPERLRAVVADRSLWGRSGGVPILPCTLDHNSLVGAAELAWQPVLDDPLGTLGTAA; from the coding sequence ATGAACGGCAACGGGGCCCCGCGGCGGGTGGGGGATGTGACCACGGTGTCCGCTGGGACGGACGGGACGGGCGGAGCGGAAGGGACGGGCGGGGTCGAAGGGGCCGGCACGGCCGAGGGATCCGACAGGGCCTCGACCTCCACCTCGGCTTCGGCCTCCGCTTCGACCTCGGCTTCGGCTTCGGCGTCGGCCTCCGCGTCCGCGGCAGCCGGCTCCGCACGGACCAAGCTGGAGCGGGGCCGTGGCGCGCTCGGGCCGGCGCTGGAGCTCGTCCACACCGGCCGGGCCCCGACCCGCGCGGTCCTGACGGCCGAGCTCGGTGTCACCCGCGCCACCGCCGGAGCCGTCGCCGCCGAGCTGGAGGCACTCGGCCTGATCCGCGTGGACTCCCGCCCCGGCGGGGCCGGCGGAACCCAGGGCCGCCCCTCGCACCGGCTCTCCGTGGACGAGAACGGCCCGGTGGCCCTGGCCGCGCAGGTGCACTCGGACGGGTTCCGGGCCGCCCTGGTCGGGCTCGGCGGCCGGATCGTCGCCACGGCTCCCGGCAGGGTGCCCGTGTCGGCCGACCCGGCGCAGGTCCTCGGCGCGGTCGTCGAAGCCGGGGCCGCGCTGCTCGCACAGACCGGCCGTCGCTGCATCGGCGCCGGCCTCGCGGTGCCCTCGGCGGTCGCGGAGCCGGAGGGCACGGCGCTGAACCCGCTGCACCTGGCCTGGCCCGCCGGTTCCCCCGTGCGGGCCATCTTCGCCGACTGCGTGAAGGAGGCCGGCATCGACGGCCCGGCGCTGACCGGCAACGACGTGAACCTCGCCGCGCTCGCCGAGCACCGGCACGGTGCCGGCCGCAGCGCGCAGCACCTGCTGTGCGTGGCCACCGGGCACCGCGGGGTCGGCGGGGCGCTCGTCCTGGACGGCCGTCTGCACAGCGGGAGTTCGGGCCTGGCCCTGGAGGTCGGCCACCTCACCGTCAACCCCGAGGGGCGGGCCTGCCACTGCGGCAGCCGCGGCTGCCTCGACGTGGAGGCCGACCCGCTGGCCTTCCTCACCGCCGCCGGGCGCACTCCGGGCCCCGAGGTGTCCCTGCTCCAGCAGGCCCGTGACCTGCTCCGCGAGGAGTCGGCGGACCCGGGAGTGCGGGCCGCAACCGAGGAGCTCATCGACCGGCTCGGCCTGGGCCTCGCGGGCCTGGTCAACATCCTGAACCCGGACCGGATCATCCTGGGCGGACTGCACCGGGAGCTGCTCTACGCCGACCCCGAGCGGCTGCGCGCGGTGGTCGCGGACCGCAGCCTGTGGGGCCGCAGCGGCGGCGTGCCGATCCTGCCGTGCACGCTCGACCACAACAGCCTGGTCGGCGCCGCCGAGCTGGCGTGGCAGCCGGTGCTGGACGACCCCCTCGGGACCCTGGGCACGGCGGCCTGA
- a CDS encoding ATP-binding protein, translating into MISHSRRHCVVELQALPLRIGQIRRIVSAQLRHWQLDPLIDRAALGVTELLSNVHRHAQPDKTCTVEIELRLGRLTVSVYDSDPRLPMLRHSGDCGSTGDRGSSGSDAASVPAGSTRPVGGSPVDALETSGRGLALVEALSEAWGARQQEDCPGKVVWFSLRAAPGPAAPERHPVLLAERPALLPGKKPEKKAVRDPAPAPPVAAPPEPVSAGLSVTASVGARPG; encoded by the coding sequence GTGATCAGTCATTCCCGCAGGCACTGCGTCGTCGAACTGCAGGCCCTGCCCTTGCGGATCGGACAGATCCGCCGAATCGTTTCAGCGCAACTGCGCCACTGGCAGCTCGATCCGCTCATAGACCGGGCTGCGCTCGGCGTGACGGAGCTGCTCAGCAACGTCCACCGCCATGCGCAGCCGGACAAGACGTGCACCGTCGAGATCGAGCTCCGACTCGGCCGGCTGACCGTCTCCGTCTACGACAGCGACCCCCGCCTCCCGATGCTCCGGCACTCCGGGGACTGCGGGTCCACAGGAGACCGTGGATCCTCCGGGTCCGACGCGGCCTCTGTGCCCGCCGGGTCCACCCGCCCCGTGGGCGGTTCCCCGGTCGACGCCCTGGAGACCTCCGGCCGCGGGCTCGCGCTCGTGGAGGCCCTCAGCGAGGCGTGGGGCGCCCGGCAGCAGGAGGACTGCCCGGGAAAGGTGGTGTGGTTCTCCCTGCGCGCCGCCCCCGGACCGGCCGCACCGGAACGCCACCCGGTGCTCCTGGCCGAGCGCCCGGCGCTCCTGCCCGGGAAGAAGCCCGAGAAGAAGGCCGTACGGGACCCCGCGCCGGCCCCGCCCGTCGCCGCACCCCCCGAGCCGGTCTCCGCCGGCCTGTCGGTGACCGCCTCGGTCGGCGCCCGGCCCGGGTAG
- a CDS encoding PLP-dependent cysteine synthase family protein → MSTTGTTATTIDVDRSDADYRAWLKEAVRKVQADANRSADTHLLRFPLPEAWGIDLYLKDESTHPTGSLKHRLARSLFLYALCNGWIRPGRPVIEASSGSTAVSEAYFAKLIGVPFIAVMPRTTSPEKCRLIEFHGGECHFVDDSMKMYEESAELAARTGGHYMDQFTYAERATDWRGNNNIAESMYQQLRLERYPEPTWIVATAGTGGTSATIARYVHYMQHDTRICVPDPENSCFFDGWTRGDAHATSDCGSRIEGIGRPRMEPSFVPGAIDRMMRVPDAASVAACRALERVIGRKAGGSTGTGVWSALKIISEMVAEGRTGSVVTLLCDGGERYLDKYYSDAWLAEQGLDITPYARTLDTMLATGVWSEPVG, encoded by the coding sequence ATGAGCACCACCGGGACGACCGCCACGACCATCGACGTCGACCGCAGCGACGCGGACTACCGCGCGTGGCTGAAAGAGGCCGTCCGCAAGGTGCAGGCGGACGCGAACCGCTCGGCCGACACCCACCTGCTGCGCTTCCCGCTCCCCGAGGCCTGGGGCATCGACCTCTACCTCAAGGACGAGTCCACCCACCCGACGGGCTCCCTCAAGCACCGTCTCGCCCGCTCCCTGTTCCTCTACGCCCTCTGCAACGGCTGGATCCGCCCCGGCCGCCCCGTCATCGAGGCCTCGTCCGGTTCCACCGCCGTCTCGGAGGCGTACTTCGCCAAGCTGATCGGCGTCCCGTTCATCGCCGTCATGCCGCGGACGACGAGCCCCGAGAAGTGCCGGCTCATCGAGTTCCACGGCGGCGAATGTCACTTCGTCGACGACTCGATGAAGATGTACGAGGAGTCGGCCGAGCTCGCCGCCCGCACCGGCGGCCACTACATGGACCAGTTCACGTACGCGGAGCGGGCGACGGACTGGCGCGGCAACAACAACATCGCCGAATCGATGTACCAGCAGCTGCGGTTGGAGCGTTACCCCGAGCCCACCTGGATCGTGGCCACGGCCGGAACCGGCGGCACCTCCGCGACGATCGCCCGCTACGTGCACTACATGCAGCACGACACCCGCATCTGCGTCCCGGATCCGGAGAACTCCTGCTTCTTCGACGGCTGGACCCGGGGCGACGCGCACGCCACGAGCGATTGCGGCTCGCGCATCGAGGGCATCGGCCGCCCCCGGATGGAGCCGAGCTTCGTCCCCGGTGCCATCGACCGGATGATGCGGGTCCCGGACGCCGCGAGCGTCGCCGCGTGCCGTGCGCTGGAGCGGGTGATCGGCCGCAAGGCCGGCGGCTCCACCGGCACCGGGGTCTGGAGCGCGCTGAAGATCATCTCGGAGATGGTGGCGGAGGGCCGCACGGGCAGCGTCGTGACCCTGCTCTGCGACGGGGGCGAGCGCTACCTCGACAAGTACTACTCCGACGCGTGGCTGGCGGAGCAGGGGCTCGACATCACCCCGTACGCGCGGACGCTCGACACCATGCTGGCGACCGGCGTGTGGAGCGAGCCCGTCGGCTGA
- a CDS encoding SRPBCC family protein → MHRLLRPVGLDFIEVAPTRLVFAGRATAAPEEVYRALAEEVEGWPSWFRAVTGARPMDGGAGRAIRLAGGVRFEETIMAADPERRYAYRVDKTNAPGIQALLEEWRLTPSGSGTHVQWTFAADGPPTVRLALAAARPALGHSFRSAVRALDLRLAARRRGSDQ, encoded by the coding sequence ATGCACCGCCTACTCCGCCCCGTAGGACTGGACTTCATCGAAGTCGCCCCCACCCGCCTGGTCTTCGCCGGCCGTGCCACGGCGGCTCCCGAGGAGGTGTACCGGGCGCTGGCCGAGGAGGTCGAGGGCTGGCCGAGCTGGTTCCGGGCCGTCACCGGGGCCCGCCCCATGGACGGCGGCGCCGGGCGCGCGATCAGGCTGGCGGGCGGGGTCCGGTTCGAGGAGACGATCATGGCCGCGGATCCGGAGCGACGCTACGCGTACCGGGTCGACAAGACCAACGCCCCCGGCATACAGGCCCTGCTGGAGGAGTGGCGCCTGACCCCCTCCGGCTCCGGCACCCACGTCCAGTGGACCTTCGCCGCCGACGGCCCGCCCACCGTCCGCCTCGCCCTCGCCGCGGCCCGGCCGGCCCTCGGCCACTCGTTCCGCTCGGCGGTCCGCGCACTGGACCTGCGACTGGCGGCCCGGCGGCGGGGGTCGGATCAGTAG